A genome region from Rhipicephalus microplus isolate Deutch F79 unplaced genomic scaffold, USDA_Rmic scaffold_15, whole genome shotgun sequence includes the following:
- the LOC119185470 gene encoding palmitoyltransferase ZDHHC2, with product MLPSVDRPVTLIEDGSNALRGSFTKPRPLAWLPVLLVSALISCAYYAYVLVFCRLIVAEESIAKAITFSTGFHLLLSMSIWSYAKTTATAIPDVPPAYLLSVDQEQVLANCRNEHTWHGLLEMLASQKGVFTRGPDGSARYCVLCHLLKPDRCHHCSTCRRCVMKMDHLCPWFNNCVCISTYKFFLLTLFYTVALCLYGLATLTAHLVEWWSDAWLRKPYAFHVGFLLVVGTVLAVALGSFLVMHLFMVSKNETTLERLRDATFQELGDSFDLGNRYENFVEVFGPRKII from the exons ATGCTGCCATCGGTCGACCGGCCAGTTACTCTCATCGAGGATGGTAGCAACGCCCTTCGGGGGAGCTTCACAAAGCCCCGTCCGCTCGCCTGGCTTCCCGTGTTGCTGGTGTCGGCGCTGATTTCCTGTGCCTACTACGCCTACGTTCTGGTTTTCTGCCGGCTTATTGTAGCAGAGGAGAGCATAGCCAAGGCCATAACGTTCAGCACCGGATTTCATCTGCTTCTGTCCATGAGCATCTG GTCGTACGCGAAGACGACGGCGACGGCGATTCCCGACGTTCCACCAGCGTACCTGTTGAGCGTGGACCAGGAGCAGGTTCTGGCCAACTGTCGAAACGAGCACACGTGGCATGGTCTGCTCGAGATGCTGGCATCGCAGAAAGGCGTGTTCACTCGGGGGCCTGACGGTTCCGCGCGTTACTGCGTGTTATGCCATCTCCTCAAGCCGGACAGATGCCACCACTGCTCCACGTGCCGAAG ATGCGTCATGAAGATGGACCATCTCTGCCCGTGGTTCAACAACTGCGTCTGCATAAGCACCTACAAGTTCTTCTTGCTCACTCTCTTCTACACGGTTGCACTGTGCCTATACGGCTTGGCCACCCTGACAGCCCACTTGGTTGAATGGTGGTCGGACGCGTGGCTTCGGAAGCCGTACGCTTTCCACGTGGGCTTCCTCCTGGTCGTGGGCACCGTGCTGGCCGTCGCTCTCGGCTCCTTTCTCGTCATGCACCTTTTCATGGTGTCAAAGAACGAGACGACGCTCGAGAGGCTGCGCGACGCGACGTTTCAAGAACTCGGGGACTCGTTCGATCTCGGGAACCGCTACGAAAACTTCGTAGAGGTGTTCGGTCCGCGAAAAATAATTTAG
- the LOC142784647 gene encoding uncharacterized protein LOC142784647, which translates to MCYESNGVNVCTRGTNRFATLEHCVHSCVSTTHPAGKCFGKPMFTRCARRDVLSDWWYYDHSKCVPWSFPSGGCPANGSMVFATAKECERRCRDPHHGPRCAKPDLVACSRRHLKYPYFAHVSSEDGRMRCYRSSLATLRQHQCLVGENRFPNFGTCAVACRQKPPSY; encoded by the exons ATGTGTTACGAGTCCAATGGGGTGAACGTCTGCACCAGAGGAACAAACAGGTTCGCCACCCTGGAACACTGCGTTCACAGTTGCGTTTCTACCACGCACCCGGCTGGCAAGTGCTTCGGCAAGCCGATGTTCACGCGTTGCGCAAG GCGAGATGTCCTGTCCGACTGGTGGTACTACGACCACAGCAAGTGCGTGCCCTGGTCCTTTCCTTCTGGTGGCTGCCCGGCCAACGGAAGTATGGTGTTCGCAACGGCCAAAGAGTGCGAGAGGCGTTGCCGAGATCCACACCATGGACCCCGCTGCGCAAAACCTGACCTAGTGGCCTGCAGTCGACGCCACCTCAAGTACCCGTACTTCGCCCACGTGTCATCCGAAGACGGCCGCATGAGGTGTTACCGCTCTTCGTTGGCCACACTGCGGCAGCACCAGTGCCTCGTTGGTGAAAACCGGTTCCCTAACTTTGGAACCTGCGCAGTCGCCTGTCGGCAGAAGCCGCCATCTTACTAG